In Janthinobacterium sp. J1-1, a single genomic region encodes these proteins:
- a CDS encoding alpha/beta hydrolase, producing the protein MTIATADGTLHVRVGGSGPAVLLIHGFGDTGDMWAPLAAALAAEHTVVAPDLRGMGLSSRPAGGYDKRTQAADMRAVLDKLGIAHADVVGHDIGTMVAYAYAARYPDQTDRLVVMDAPVPGIPPWEQIVRSPQLWHFSFGGPDAERLVAGRERIYLDRFWNEFAGTPSKIDEETRRHYAKLYARKGAMHAAFAQFLAIPQDAEDNLRSMATKLTMPVLAIGGAKSFGANEAVVMRNAAVNVTELVVPDAGHWLMEEQPVVTVDAIKAFLKRDK; encoded by the coding sequence ATGACGATCGCCACCGCCGATGGCACGCTGCATGTACGCGTGGGCGGTTCCGGCCCGGCCGTGTTGCTGATACACGGCTTTGGCGATACCGGCGACATGTGGGCGCCGCTGGCGGCCGCATTGGCAGCGGAACATACCGTGGTGGCACCCGACCTGCGCGGCATGGGGCTGTCCTCGCGCCCGGCGGGCGGTTACGACAAGCGTACCCAGGCTGCCGACATGCGGGCCGTGCTCGACAAGCTGGGCATAGCTCATGCCGACGTGGTCGGACACGATATCGGCACCATGGTGGCCTACGCTTATGCGGCCCGCTACCCCGACCAGACCGACCGGCTGGTGGTGATGGATGCACCGGTGCCCGGCATTCCGCCGTGGGAACAGATCGTGCGCAGTCCGCAGCTGTGGCATTTCTCGTTTGGCGGCCCCGACGCCGAGCGCCTGGTGGCCGGGCGCGAGCGCATCTATCTGGACCGTTTCTGGAATGAATTTGCCGGCACGCCGTCCAAAATAGACGAGGAAACGCGGCGCCATTATGCGAAGCTGTATGCGCGCAAGGGCGCGATGCATGCGGCCTTCGCGCAGTTCCTGGCCATACCGCAAGACGCCGAAGACAATCTGCGCTCGATGGCCACCAAACTGACCATGCCGGTGCTGGCGATCGGCGGCGCCAAGTCCTTCGGCGCCAACGAAGCCGTCGTCATGCGCAATGCGGCCGTGAACGTGACGGAACTGGTGGTACCCGACGCCGGCCACTGGCTGATGGAAGAGCAGCCGGTGGTGACGGTGGACGCCATCAAGGCCTTCCTCAAACGCGATAAATAA
- a CDS encoding MFS transporter — translation MTDRLTATVPVPGPAAIAISRRFPLAALLALAMTSFIAILAETLPAGLLPQISQGLGISEVMTGQLVTVFAIGSILTAIPLTAMTSGWRRRKVLLLAVGGFLVFNTITALAPNYMVALASRFLAGMAAGLAWGLMAGYARRMVGVAQQGRAMAVAMIGTPLALSLGVPLGTLMGGVLGWRSIFGVMSGLAIILVAWILVAVPDYPGQKHGERLSIRQVFITPGVRPILAVIVAWMLAHNILYTYIAPFLAPSGLRARIDLVLLVYGVGSLAGIWLISRLIDRWLRKLVLGSIAAFALIAIALGLGMDSPLVIYLGMAVWGVTFGGAGTLLQTASADAAGDGMDVAQSMVATIWNVAIAGGGVVGGVLLDGYGVAAFPWTVLALLLVALGIAWCARSSFKPGRRTGGVVARH, via the coding sequence ATGACTGACCGTTTGACCGCCACAGTGCCTGTTCCAGGCCCTGCCGCTATCGCCATTTCCCGACGCTTTCCGCTGGCCGCTTTATTGGCGCTGGCGATGACCAGCTTTATCGCCATCCTGGCCGAAACCTTGCCCGCCGGCTTGTTGCCGCAGATTTCACAGGGTCTCGGCATTTCCGAAGTGATGACGGGCCAGCTGGTGACCGTGTTTGCGATCGGCTCGATCCTGACCGCGATCCCCCTGACCGCCATGACCAGCGGCTGGCGCCGCCGCAAGGTACTGCTGCTGGCCGTCGGCGGCTTCCTGGTATTCAATACCATCACCGCGCTGGCGCCCAATTACATGGTGGCGCTGGCCTCGCGCTTCCTGGCCGGCATGGCCGCCGGGCTGGCCTGGGGCCTGATGGCCGGCTATGCGCGGCGCATGGTCGGCGTGGCGCAGCAGGGCAGGGCGATGGCGGTCGCCATGATAGGCACGCCGCTGGCCTTGTCGCTGGGCGTGCCGCTCGGGACCCTGATGGGTGGCGTGCTGGGCTGGCGCAGCATCTTTGGCGTCATGTCCGGCTTGGCGATTATCCTGGTGGCGTGGATACTGGTGGCCGTGCCCGATTATCCGGGCCAGAAGCACGGCGAACGCCTGAGCATCCGCCAGGTGTTCATCACACCGGGCGTGCGGCCCATCCTGGCGGTGATCGTGGCATGGATGCTGGCGCATAACATTCTCTACACCTATATCGCGCCGTTCCTGGCGCCCTCGGGCTTGCGCGCGCGGATCGACCTGGTGCTGCTGGTGTATGGCGTCGGTTCCCTGGCCGGCATCTGGCTGATCAGCCGCCTGATCGACCGCTGGCTGCGCAAACTGGTGCTGGGCAGTATCGCCGCGTTTGCCTTGATCGCCATTGCGCTGGGCCTGGGCATGGACAGCCCTTTGGTGATCTATCTCGGCATGGCGGTCTGGGGCGTGACCTTTGGCGGCGCCGGCACCTTGCTGCAAACGGCCTCGGCTGACGCTGCTGGCGACGGCATGGACGTGGCGCAATCGATGGTGGCCACCATCTGGAACGTGGCGATTGCCGGTGGCGGCGTGGTCGGTGGCGTGCTGCTCGACGGCTACGGCGTGGCGGCGTTTCCCTGGACCGTGCTGGCCTTGCTGCTGGTCGCCTTGGGCATCGCGTGGTGCGCGCGCAGCAGTTTCAAGCCGGGCCGGCGCACGGGCGGCGTGGTTGCTAGGCATTAA
- a CDS encoding SIMPL domain-containing protein (The SIMPL domain is named for its presence in mouse protein SIMPL (signalling molecule that associates with mouse pelle-like kinase). Bacterial member BP26, from Brucella, was shown to assemble into a channel-like structure, while YggE from E. coli has been associated with resistance to oxidative stress.) produces the protein MIKSVLVAAAATVALSAQAQTLPTTGTLVVVPAFGEVKHANDQVVATLAIEEQDKDKAAAASRVNQKMNKGVAIVKQADPSAVLKSYGYYTYPVYPEDRPLPAGAVAKPRVPTAWRVGQYLEVTTANLASLPKTVSAAQGVLTLNGLNFGLKPETIRLLDDQRIAATYKNLNERIASIARAMGRNVSDAVLDTVDFEGSGNYAGESRAAAPAPMMMRSKMADDGQVAEPSFEPGETTLDMRLVGKVKFK, from the coding sequence ATGATCAAATCCGTACTGGTTGCCGCCGCAGCCACCGTTGCTCTTTCCGCGCAAGCGCAAACCTTGCCGACCACCGGCACCCTGGTGGTCGTGCCCGCCTTTGGCGAAGTCAAGCATGCCAATGACCAGGTGGTCGCCACCCTGGCCATCGAAGAACAGGACAAGGACAAGGCCGCGGCTGCGTCGCGCGTGAACCAGAAAATGAACAAGGGCGTCGCCATCGTCAAGCAGGCCGACCCGTCGGCCGTGCTGAAATCGTATGGCTATTACACCTACCCCGTGTATCCGGAAGACCGTCCGCTGCCGGCTGGCGCCGTCGCCAAGCCGCGAGTGCCGACGGCCTGGCGCGTGGGCCAGTACCTGGAAGTGACCACCGCCAACCTGGCCAGCCTGCCGAAAACCGTTTCGGCGGCCCAGGGCGTGCTGACCCTGAACGGCCTGAACTTCGGCCTGAAGCCGGAAACCATCCGCCTGCTGGACGACCAGCGCATCGCCGCCACCTATAAAAACCTGAACGAGCGCATCGCCTCGATCGCGCGCGCCATGGGCCGCAATGTATCGGACGCCGTGCTCGACACGGTGGACTTCGAAGGTTCGGGCAATTACGCTGGCGAAAGCCGCGCCGCCGCCCCCGCGCCGATGATGATGCGCAGCAAGATGGCCGACGATGGCCAGGTTGCCGAGCCCAGCTTCGAGCCGGGCGAGACCACCCTGGACATGCGCCTGGTGGGCAAGGTCAAGTTCAAATAA
- a CDS encoding SIMPL domain-containing protein (The SIMPL domain is named for its presence in mouse protein SIMPL (signalling molecule that associates with mouse pelle-like kinase). Bacterial member BP26, from Brucella, was shown to assemble into a channel-like structure, while YggE from E. coli has been associated with resistance to oxidative stress.) encodes MTVLQSMLFVTALATAATSQAQGLPTVGTLVVIPASGEVIHANDQVTVMLAIEEQDADKAAAASRVNQKMNQGVAIVKKADPQAVLKTQGYYTYAVYPEVVPLPAGSVAKPRVPTSWRVGQFLQVKTMNLAALPKTVSAAQAVLTLNRLNFSLSSDTVRKMDNERIVATYKNLNERVAAIAGAMGRSVNDAVIDTLDFEGAGYIQGNYAPPAPPAPLRAIKNEATQVAEPNFEPGETAINLRVVAKVRFK; translated from the coding sequence ATGACTGTTTTGCAATCGATGCTGTTCGTTACTGCCCTCGCCACCGCTGCGACTTCCCAGGCGCAAGGCCTGCCGACTGTCGGCACGCTGGTGGTGATACCTGCCAGTGGCGAAGTGATTCATGCGAATGACCAGGTTACCGTCATGCTGGCCATCGAAGAGCAGGACGCGGACAAGGCGGCAGCCGCCTCGCGCGTCAACCAGAAGATGAACCAGGGCGTGGCCATCGTGAAAAAGGCCGACCCGCAGGCCGTGCTGAAAACCCAGGGCTACTACACCTATGCCGTGTATCCCGAAGTGGTGCCCTTGCCGGCCGGCAGCGTGGCCAAGCCGCGCGTGCCGACCAGTTGGCGCGTGGGACAATTCCTGCAGGTAAAGACGATGAACCTGGCCGCCTTGCCGAAAACCGTGTCGGCGGCGCAAGCCGTACTGACCCTGAACCGCCTGAACTTCAGCCTGTCGTCCGATACCGTACGAAAAATGGATAATGAACGCATCGTGGCCACCTATAAAAACCTCAACGAGCGCGTAGCGGCGATTGCCGGCGCCATGGGGCGCAGCGTCAATGACGCCGTGATCGACACGCTCGACTTCGAAGGCGCGGGCTACATCCAGGGCAATTATGCCCCGCCGGCCCCGCCCGCACCCTTGCGCGCGATAAAGAACGAGGCCACTCAGGTCGCCGAGCCTAATTTCGAACCCGGCGAGACGGCCATCAACCTGCGCGTGGTGGCCAAGGTCAGGTTCAAATAA
- the pssA gene encoding CDP-diacylglycerol--serine O-phosphatidyltransferase produces the protein MANFPRRRGKNGNPATPKASRFSKFVRLPAADAAGKKTLRRRGIYLLPNAFTTAALFCGFYAIVMAMNQKFEHAAWAIFIAMILDGLDGRIARLTNTQSEFGAQYDSLSDMVSFGAAPALVIYEWSLRGMGKLGWLAAFVYCAGAALRLARFNTNIAVVDKRFFQGLPSPAAAAMVAGFILMMNDLQFAGNQLAWVSWAIALFAGLTMVTNVPFYSFKDVNFRKSVPFIVVFLLALFFALISIDPPKVLFPIFVAYGLSGYAVFFWRMAKGKPVSIVQTDHEH, from the coding sequence ATGGCAAACTTCCCCCGTCGTCGAGGCAAGAACGGCAACCCGGCAACGCCCAAGGCATCGCGCTTCAGTAAATTCGTGCGGCTGCCGGCGGCCGATGCGGCAGGCAAGAAAACCTTGCGGCGCCGTGGCATTTACCTGTTGCCGAATGCCTTCACGACGGCGGCCCTGTTCTGCGGTTTCTACGCCATCGTGATGGCCATGAACCAGAAATTCGAACATGCGGCCTGGGCCATCTTTATCGCCATGATCCTCGACGGCCTCGACGGTCGCATCGCGCGCCTGACCAATACCCAGAGCGAATTCGGCGCCCAGTACGACAGCCTGTCCGACATGGTGTCGTTCGGCGCCGCGCCGGCGCTGGTGATCTATGAATGGTCGCTGCGCGGCATGGGCAAGCTGGGCTGGCTGGCCGCCTTCGTGTATTGCGCCGGCGCCGCGCTGCGGCTGGCGCGCTTCAACACGAATATCGCGGTGGTCGACAAGCGCTTCTTCCAGGGCTTGCCCAGCCCGGCGGCGGCAGCCATGGTGGCCGGCTTTATCCTGATGATGAACGACCTGCAGTTTGCCGGCAACCAATTGGCCTGGGTCTCGTGGGCGATCGCCCTGTTTGCCGGCCTGACCATGGTCACCAATGTGCCGTTCTACAGCTTCAAGGACGTCAACTTCCGCAAGTCGGTGCCGTTTATCGTCGTGTTCCTGCTGGCATTGTTCTTCGCGCTGATCTCGATCGACCCGCCGAAAGTACTGTTCCCGATCTTTGTCGCGTATGGCCTGTCCGGCTACGCCGTGTTCTTCTGGCGCATGGCCAAGGGCAAGCCGGTCAGCATCGTGCAGACCGATCACGAGCATTGA
- the bamE gene encoding outer membrane protein assembly factor BamE: MKKAFKIATLLLPLLPLLLAACANMGGPPPQPGDTRAAIEARLGAPTNVYQLPEGPELEYAHGPYGQVTYMARFGPDQRLMSFEQVLDTQGFAKVRIGMSTRQDVLHLLGRPTETSYLALPKLYVWSYRYKESGVWDSMMHVHFDQAGIVRQMMNGPDPDKEERRFFW; the protein is encoded by the coding sequence ATGAAAAAAGCATTCAAAATAGCAACGCTTCTGCTGCCTCTGCTCCCTCTGCTGCTGGCCGCCTGCGCCAACATGGGCGGTCCGCCACCGCAGCCGGGCGACACCCGCGCCGCCATCGAAGCGCGGCTCGGTGCGCCGACCAATGTCTACCAGTTGCCCGAAGGCCCGGAACTGGAATATGCGCACGGTCCCTACGGCCAGGTCACCTACATGGCCCGCTTCGGTCCCGACCAGCGTTTGATGTCGTTCGAGCAGGTACTCGACACACAAGGCTTTGCCAAGGTCAGGATCGGGATGTCGACCCGGCAGGACGTGCTGCACCTGCTGGGCCGGCCGACGGAAACCTCCTACCTGGCGCTGCCGAAACTGTACGTCTGGTCCTACCGCTACAAGGAATCAGGCGTGTGGGATTCGATGATGCACGTGCATTTCGACCAGGCCGGCATCGTGCGCCAGATGATGAACGGGCCGGACCCGGACAAGGAAGAACGGCGGTTTTTCTGGTGA
- the rpsO gene encoding 30S ribosomal protein S15, which translates to MTVENINKAAIIADNARGQNDTGSPEVQVALLTARINELNGHFKAHSKDHHSRRGLIMMVNRRKSLLSYLKAKDATRYRDLIAKLGLRK; encoded by the coding sequence ATGACAGTAGAGAACATCAACAAAGCCGCTATCATCGCGGACAACGCACGTGGTCAAAATGACACCGGCTCCCCTGAAGTGCAAGTTGCACTGCTGACCGCTCGTATCAACGAACTGAACGGCCACTTCAAAGCCCACTCGAAAGATCACCACTCCCGCCGCGGCCTGATCATGATGGTCAACCGTCGCAAGAGCCTGTTGTCCTACCTGAAGGCCAAAGACGCTACCCGTTATCGCGACCTGATCGCTAAACTTGGTCTGCGCAAGTAA
- the pnp gene encoding polyribonucleotide nucleotidyltransferase, translating into MFNKVTKTFQYGQHQVTLETGEIARQASGAVLVSIEDTVVLATVVARKDAKPGQDFFPLTVDYVEKTYAAGKIPGGFFKREGRPSEKETLTSRLIDRPIRPLFPEGYLNEVQVIIHVLSVNPEIDPDIAAMIGASAALCVSGVPFNGPIGAARVGYANGQYILNPTVQQLKTSEMDLVVAGTETAVLMVESEAKQLSEEIMLGAVVFGHDQMKVVIDAIHDLVRDGGKPEVEWAPAPKNEALIARVAHFANAKINDAYQTKDKQERTAKLKSATSEVIADLSAEAAANGGAAIDSAEVNNILFDIEAKIVRTQILDGEPRIDGRDTRTVRPISIRTSVLPRTHGSALFTRGETQALVVATLGTARDSQKIDALMGEFTDSFMLHYNMPPFATGETGRVGTPKRREIGHGRLAKRALIAALPAAEEFSYSVRLVSEITESNGSSSMASVCGGCLALMDAGVPMKEHVAGIAMGLIKEGGKFAVLSDILGDEDHLGDMDFKVAGTRNGITALQMDIKIMGITKEIMQVALAQAKEGREHILGEMQKAMPHVKTELSDFAPRLITIKINPEKIRDVIGKGGAVIRALTEETGTQIDISDEGVVTIASVDAAAGQEAKRRIEELTASVEVGKTYEGTVLKLLDFGAIVQVMPGKDGLLHISQIANERVNAVADYLKEGQLVRVKVLETDDRGRLKLSMKAAEGEAPAA; encoded by the coding sequence ATGTTTAATAAAGTTACGAAAACCTTCCAGTACGGTCAACATCAAGTGACCCTGGAAACCGGCGAGATCGCACGTCAGGCATCCGGCGCAGTGCTGGTGTCGATCGAAGATACCGTCGTGCTGGCAACCGTGGTGGCACGCAAAGATGCCAAGCCAGGCCAGGATTTCTTCCCTTTGACAGTAGATTATGTTGAAAAAACTTACGCTGCCGGTAAAATTCCGGGCGGTTTTTTCAAGCGTGAAGGCCGTCCTTCCGAAAAAGAAACCCTGACGTCGCGTCTGATCGACCGTCCTATCCGTCCTTTGTTCCCTGAAGGCTACCTGAATGAAGTGCAAGTCATCATTCACGTGCTGTCGGTCAATCCTGAAATCGATCCGGACATCGCCGCCATGATCGGCGCATCGGCCGCTTTGTGCGTGTCGGGCGTGCCATTCAACGGCCCGATCGGCGCCGCGCGCGTCGGTTACGCCAATGGCCAGTACATCCTGAACCCGACCGTCCAGCAGCTGAAAACCTCGGAAATGGACCTGGTTGTCGCCGGTACCGAAACGGCCGTGCTGATGGTCGAATCGGAAGCGAAGCAGCTGTCCGAAGAAATCATGCTGGGCGCCGTGGTGTTTGGCCATGACCAGATGAAAGTCGTCATCGACGCGATCCACGACCTGGTGCGTGACGGCGGCAAGCCGGAAGTCGAATGGGCGCCTGCGCCGAAAAACGAAGCGCTGATCGCGCGCGTGGCCCATTTCGCCAACGCCAAGATCAATGATGCGTATCAAACCAAGGACAAGCAGGAACGTACGGCCAAGCTGAAATCGGCCACCTCCGAAGTGATCGCCGACCTGTCGGCCGAAGCGGCTGCCAACGGCGGCGCGGCTATCGACAGCGCTGAAGTGAACAACATCCTGTTCGACATCGAAGCGAAAATCGTCCGCACCCAGATCCTGGACGGCGAGCCACGCATCGACGGCCGCGACACGCGCACCGTGCGTCCGATCTCGATCCGCACCAGCGTGCTGCCACGCACCCACGGTTCGGCCCTGTTTACGCGCGGCGAAACCCAGGCGCTGGTCGTGGCAACTTTGGGCACCGCCCGCGACAGCCAGAAGATCGATGCGCTGATGGGCGAGTTCACCGATTCGTTCATGCTGCATTACAACATGCCTCCGTTCGCCACCGGCGAAACGGGCCGTGTCGGTACCCCGAAACGCCGCGAAATCGGCCACGGCCGCCTGGCCAAGCGCGCGCTGATCGCCGCCCTGCCAGCCGCCGAAGAGTTCAGCTACTCGGTGCGCCTGGTGTCGGAAATCACCGAATCGAACGGTTCCTCGTCGATGGCTTCCGTGTGCGGCGGCTGCCTGGCGCTGATGGACGCCGGCGTGCCGATGAAAGAACATGTGGCCGGTATCGCCATGGGCCTGATCAAGGAAGGCGGCAAGTTTGCCGTGCTGTCCGACATCCTGGGCGACGAAGATCACCTGGGCGACATGGACTTCAAGGTAGCCGGTACCCGCAACGGTATCACCGCGCTGCAGATGGACATCAAGATCATGGGCATCACCAAGGAAATCATGCAAGTGGCGCTGGCGCAAGCCAAGGAAGGCCGCGAGCACATCCTGGGCGAAATGCAAAAAGCCATGCCGCACGTGAAAACCGAACTGTCCGATTTCGCACCGCGCCTGATCACCATCAAGATCAACCCGGAAAAAATCCGTGACGTGATCGGCAAGGGCGGCGCCGTGATTCGCGCGCTGACCGAAGAAACGGGCACCCAGATCGACATCAGCGACGAAGGCGTGGTCACCATCGCTTCCGTCGACGCTGCCGCCGGCCAGGAAGCCAAGCGCCGCATCGAAGAGCTGACCGCCTCGGTCGAAGTGGGCAAGACCTACGAAGGCACCGTGCTGAAACTGCTGGACTTCGGCGCCATCGTGCAAGTCATGCCAGGCAAGGACGGCCTGCTGCACATCTCGCAGATCGCCAACGAGCGCGTCAACGCCGTCGCCGACTACCTGAAAGAAGGCCAGCTGGTACGCGTCAAAGTACTGGAAACGGACGACCGCGGCCGTCTGAAGCTGTCGATGAAAGCGGCCGAAGGCGAAGCGCCAGCCGCCTAA
- a CDS encoding methyl-accepting chemotaxis protein, which yields MLSSLKARLIAIAVSIVVLAMLAVAIANFFTTRSSTLAALDTQMQQLSHSHAQAIAEWLRSKQAVVASMKIGAQQEDPLPSLKAAEQAGIFDMAYVGFADKHAVFSQERKRAADYDPTARPWYKQALATGGPIITTPYIGASTGKLVVTFAEPLGDKGNPAGVLAADVMMDVVVKNVASIKPTPSSYAFLVDGGGKIIAHPDDKLTLKPLSELDGKLTSQALAEIEKSGDSETIRLGEREGILHVSKVPGSDWLLATVLDRAEATHALTSMLRASALTALLVLVLAATVLSALVARALRRLGLVRDALNAIATGDGDLTSRLDATGTDELAQIAKAFNLFVEKIATVLVQIRSISALVRSESADIAAGNADLSSRTEAQAGALEQTASSMDELTSTVKQNAENAHAANELAVSASQVAAKGGVVVQQVVGTMAGIQESSRKIVDIIGVIDGIAFQTNILALNAAVEAARAGEQGRGFAVVASEVRNLAQRSSQAAKEIKELIGDSVEKVGAGGRLVDEAGQTMGQVVASVQQLATIMSEITVASREQSAGIGEINTAVTHMDTMTQQNAALVEQAAAAAESLQEQAVDLAQAVGMFRLGDTVADSAPARPVKARPAAAVAAPRAQARALPAVRATKLVKASKPAADEWEEF from the coding sequence ATGTTGTCCTCCCTCAAGGCCCGGTTGATCGCCATTGCCGTTTCCATCGTCGTGCTGGCCATGCTGGCCGTCGCCATCGCCAACTTCTTTACCACCCGCAGCAGTACCCTGGCCGCGCTCGATACACAGATGCAGCAGCTGTCGCACAGCCATGCGCAAGCGATTGCCGAATGGTTGCGTTCGAAACAGGCGGTGGTGGCGTCGATGAAAATCGGCGCCCAGCAGGAAGATCCGCTGCCATCCCTGAAAGCGGCCGAGCAGGCCGGCATCTTCGACATGGCGTATGTCGGTTTTGCCGACAAGCATGCGGTGTTTTCGCAGGAGCGCAAGCGCGCCGCCGACTATGACCCGACGGCGCGCCCCTGGTACAAGCAGGCGCTGGCAACCGGCGGACCGATCATCACGACGCCATATATCGGCGCCAGCACGGGCAAGCTGGTGGTGACCTTTGCCGAACCGCTGGGCGACAAGGGTAATCCCGCCGGCGTGCTGGCGGCTGACGTGATGATGGATGTCGTCGTGAAAAACGTCGCCTCGATCAAGCCCACACCGTCCAGCTATGCCTTCCTGGTCGATGGCGGCGGCAAGATCATCGCCCACCCGGATGACAAGCTGACCTTGAAGCCATTGTCCGAACTCGACGGCAAGCTGACCTCGCAGGCGCTGGCCGAGATTGAAAAGAGTGGCGACAGCGAGACCATCCGCCTGGGCGAGCGCGAAGGCATCTTGCATGTGAGTAAAGTGCCGGGCAGTGACTGGCTGCTGGCCACCGTGCTCGACCGTGCGGAAGCGACGCATGCCCTGACCTCGATGCTGCGCGCCTCGGCCCTGACCGCCTTGCTGGTGCTGGTGCTGGCCGCCACCGTGCTGAGCGCCCTGGTGGCACGCGCCTTGCGCCGCCTGGGCCTGGTGCGCGATGCGCTGAACGCGATCGCCACCGGCGACGGCGACCTGACCAGCCGACTCGATGCCACTGGCACGGACGAGCTGGCGCAGATCGCCAAGGCCTTCAACTTGTTCGTGGAAAAGATTGCCACCGTGCTGGTGCAGATCCGCAGCATCAGCGCCCTGGTGCGCAGCGAGTCGGCCGATATCGCTGCCGGCAATGCCGACCTGTCGTCGCGCACGGAAGCGCAGGCGGGCGCGCTGGAGCAAACCGCCAGCTCGATGGACGAGTTGACTTCCACCGTGAAACAGAATGCGGAAAACGCGCATGCGGCCAATGAGCTGGCCGTGTCCGCCTCGCAAGTGGCGGCCAAGGGAGGTGTAGTGGTGCAGCAGGTGGTGGGCACCATGGCCGGCATCCAGGAAAGCTCGCGCAAGATCGTCGACATCATCGGCGTGATCGACGGCATCGCCTTCCAGACGAATATCCTGGCGCTGAACGCGGCCGTCGAGGCGGCGCGCGCCGGCGAACAGGGCAGGGGCTTTGCGGTGGTGGCGTCGGAAGTGCGCAACCTGGCGCAGCGTTCGAGCCAGGCCGCGAAAGAAATCAAGGAACTGATCGGCGACTCGGTGGAAAAAGTGGGCGCCGGTGGCCGCCTCGTCGATGAAGCGGGCCAGACCATGGGCCAGGTAGTGGCGTCGGTGCAGCAACTGGCCACCATCATGAGCGAGATCACGGTCGCCAGCCGCGAACAGAGCGCCGGCATCGGCGAGATCAATACGGCCGTCACGCACATGGACACCATGACGCAGCAAAATGCCGCGCTGGTCGAGCAGGCCGCGGCCGCCGCCGAAAGCCTGCAGGAGCAGGCGGTGGACCTGGCGCAGGCGGTCGGCATGTTCCGCCTCGGCGATACGGTAGCAGACAGTGCGCCGGCCAGGCCGGTGAAAGCGCGCCCGGCGGCTGCCGTTGCCGCGCCGCGTGCCCAGGCCAGGGCCCTGCCTGCCGTCCGCGCGACAAAGCTGGTCAAGGCGTCGAAGCCTGCCGCCGACGAGTGGGAAGAGTTCTGA
- a CDS encoding GIN domain-containing protein, with product MKKTLHFALAFLATFGLLRGVSAETRLLEMRTVDARVVRVKLDGVMEVRIRQGNVASLSITADKRYIADVSTAQSGDTLHIETEVRGFKLNPGSIRADLVLPNLREVSSEGFGSTDVSGFTGDELTLSLEGAGSVKVVGDYRKLSATLGGVGSMQLWIGNNDKAELDLQGAGSVVLGGRGRVLKASLGGLGSLNAQQFEADAVNLDLSGLGNAIVNARSNAKLNLSGLGSVMVYGKPANRDVSVDGLGKVSWK from the coding sequence ATGAAAAAAACCCTGCACTTTGCGCTGGCCTTCCTGGCCACTTTCGGCCTGCTGCGCGGCGTGTCCGCCGAAACGCGCCTGCTGGAAATGCGCACGGTCGACGCGCGCGTGGTGCGCGTCAAGCTCGACGGCGTGATGGAAGTGCGCATCCGCCAGGGCAATGTGGCGTCGCTGAGCATCACGGCCGACAAGCGCTATATCGCCGACGTCAGCACGGCGCAAAGCGGCGACACCTTGCATATCGAAACGGAAGTGCGCGGCTTCAAGCTGAACCCCGGTTCGATCCGCGCCGACCTGGTCTTGCCCAATCTGCGCGAAGTGAGCTCGGAAGGCTTCGGCAGCACCGACGTGTCCGGTTTTACGGGCGATGAGCTGACCCTGTCGCTGGAAGGGGCGGGCAGCGTGAAAGTGGTAGGCGACTACCGCAAATTGAGCGCCACCCTGGGCGGCGTGGGCAGCATGCAGCTGTGGATCGGCAATAACGACAAGGCCGAACTCGACCTGCAGGGAGCCGGTTCGGTGGTGCTGGGCGGCCGTGGCCGCGTGCTCAAGGCGTCGCTGGGCGGCCTGGGCAGCCTGAATGCGCAACAATTCGAAGCCGATGCGGTCAATCTGGATTTGAGTGGCCTGGGCAACGCCATCGTCAATGCCCGCAGCAATGCCAAGCTGAACCTCAGTGGGCTCGGCTCGGTAATGGTATATGGCAAGCCTGCCAACCGCGATGTCAGCGTCGACGGCCTTGGCAAAGTCAGCTGGAAATAA